The proteins below are encoded in one region of Candidatus Dormiibacterota bacterium:
- a CDS encoding MFS transporter — translation MQVSALQYPEFRRYFVGQSVSVVGTWMQSVAAAWLVLQLSHDSAVALALFGACSYGPVLLFGLYAGTIVDRFAHRDVLLLTQIVSLVGAVLYAVLTGTHTIVLPIVLVLAAALGINQALYFPARQATVLEMVGRGELGSAVALNSIAFNLARIVGPALGGIVIATLGVAACFWINAITYLGVIVALLTIRRRPLTPGPPQTALQLIGEALRYVARTPALAGLFALLFVAGTFGANFNLVLPLFTRIVLHANADTLGYLFAAQGVGSLIGALTMTLAGAVLLEPRRIALGALLFAAMELLFVVVPDFTQAVLLLLVIGWSFAVYSIGTNTFVQVRSPDRMQGRMVSLYSVLFIGVTPIGNVFAAIVAHFLGPSAAVWLGGALTAVAGLAVLTFFLSRPD, via the coding sequence GTGCAGGTTTCCGCCCTTCAGTACCCGGAGTTCCGCCGCTACTTTGTCGGACAGTCGGTGTCCGTGGTTGGCACCTGGATGCAATCGGTGGCGGCTGCCTGGCTCGTCCTCCAGCTCTCGCATGATTCGGCAGTCGCCCTCGCGCTCTTTGGCGCCTGCAGCTATGGTCCCGTGTTGCTCTTCGGTCTTTACGCCGGTACCATCGTCGATCGATTCGCCCATCGGGACGTACTGCTCCTCACGCAGATCGTCTCGCTGGTCGGCGCCGTCCTCTATGCGGTGCTAACCGGTACGCACACCATCGTGCTGCCCATCGTCCTGGTGCTGGCCGCCGCGTTGGGGATCAACCAGGCGCTCTATTTCCCCGCGCGCCAGGCGACGGTCCTCGAGATGGTCGGTCGCGGCGAGCTGGGCAGTGCCGTCGCCCTGAACTCGATCGCCTTCAATCTCGCCCGCATCGTTGGCCCCGCGCTGGGTGGCATCGTGATCGCGACCCTTGGCGTGGCGGCGTGCTTCTGGATCAACGCCATCACCTACCTGGGCGTGATCGTGGCGCTGTTGACGATTCGGCGCCGGCCGCTGACGCCCGGCCCCCCGCAGACGGCGCTTCAGCTCATCGGCGAGGCTTTGCGCTACGTGGCGCGCACCCCCGCTCTTGCCGGACTCTTCGCGCTGCTGTTCGTCGCCGGAACCTTCGGTGCGAACTTCAACCTGGTGCTGCCGCTGTTCACCCGCATCGTCTTGCACGCCAACGCGGACACGCTCGGCTACCTATTTGCTGCGCAAGGCGTGGGGTCGTTGATTGGCGCGCTGACCATGACGCTCGCCGGTGCAGTCTTGCTCGAGCCGCGCCGGATCGCGCTGGGGGCGCTGCTCTTCGCCGCCATGGAGCTGCTGTTCGTCGTGGTCCCAGACTTCACCCAGGCGGTCCTGCTGTTACTCGTGATCGGCTGGTCGTTCGCCGTCTACTCGATCGGCACCAACACCTTCGTGCAGGTGCGCTCTCCGGACCGGATGCAGGGTCGGATGGTGAGCCTCTACTCGGTGTTGTTCATCGGCGTCACACCGATTGGCAATGTCTTCGCCGCCATCGTCGCCCACTTCCTGGGCCCGTCCGCGGCAGTGTGGCTCGGCGGAGCGCTCACGGCGGTGGCCGGCCTCGCCGTCCTCACCTTCTTCCTCTCTAGACCCGATTGA
- the pth gene encoding aminoacyl-tRNA hydrolase: MQRRQQGRLLRALRYGAMFRRKPALPLPSDRWLVIGLGNPGQDYEQSRHNVGFLVVDELARRSNARVTDRAAKSLTGRVRAGDRELVLAKPQTMMNLSGSAGKALRAKYGVPLERTLVVHDELDLPFGRMRIRKGGSSAGNHGMDSLIASFGSQDFIRFRVGIGRPPGDGADYVLSPFTAGEQAQMPDVVSRVADAVLFTIEHGLERAMTEFNRV, translated from the coding sequence GTGCAACGGCGACAGCAGGGCCGCCTTTTGCGTGCTTTACGCTACGGGGCGATGTTCCGCCGCAAACCCGCCCTCCCATTGCCCTCGGACCGCTGGCTCGTGATCGGGCTGGGCAATCCCGGCCAGGACTACGAGCAGTCCCGGCACAACGTGGGTTTTCTGGTCGTCGACGAACTGGCTCGAAGGAGCAACGCCAGGGTCACAGACCGGGCCGCCAAGTCGCTCACCGGCCGCGTCCGCGCGGGCGACCGCGAGCTGGTGCTCGCCAAGCCGCAGACGATGATGAATCTTTCCGGGTCGGCGGGCAAAGCCCTGCGGGCAAAGTACGGGGTGCCGCTGGAACGCACCCTGGTCGTCCACGACGAGCTCGACCTTCCGTTCGGCCGGATGCGCATCCGCAAGGGCGGCAGCTCCGCCGGCAACCACGGGATGGACTCGCTGATCGCATCCTTCGGCAGCCAGGACTTCATCCGTTTTCGAGTCGGCATCGGCCGCCCTCCGGGGGACGGCGCCGACTACGTCCTGAGTCCCTTTACTGCCGGCGAGCAAGCGCAGATGCCGGACGTGGTGTCGCGCGTCGCTGACGCCGTGCTCTTCACGATCGAGCACGGTCTTGAGCGGGCCATGACCGAATTCAATCGGGTCTAG
- a CDS encoding DUF5317 family protein — protein MGFLHGRVNARSIRVLLWVAGLSSLLLAIAGWVLPAQPYQAPWAWISFIGMCIVDDFLLGSKEDARWGELPKIALFAAIIVFRRHPEISVLVAGMAAPLGSLLKGQTWSTQLTATAQWILAAVMGAVTFRLVGFDDTPHFLAATAALMVVYYALGPVLSARLQATLTGIDFRSAFAVHRRLAITLLMAGAVLALAWRTTSLEPAALKVADGALVTVAGIFVGFLFGGRASRVLAPGAPIPVLPLVGAGTLLLLSEVTPGPLSWLLPLGLAVVAAIWAVWRHIYPIACGSLGAYCNEVVRAANGGRMPVDGHDVLSAVTSRAKTYVLAGSDTNFAWLDDRFTLPPPFPGIASAGDILIAVAMAWFVAMLMLRRPQAVAAAADDAEESTELDDRPAGAAAAAA, from the coding sequence TTGGGTTTCCTGCACGGTCGCGTCAACGCCCGATCGATTCGCGTCCTCTTATGGGTCGCGGGCCTGTCGTCCCTGCTCCTTGCGATCGCCGGCTGGGTGCTGCCCGCACAGCCGTACCAGGCGCCCTGGGCATGGATCAGCTTCATCGGCATGTGCATCGTTGACGACTTCCTGCTCGGCTCCAAGGAAGACGCCCGTTGGGGCGAGCTTCCCAAGATCGCCCTGTTCGCGGCCATCATCGTGTTCCGGCGCCATCCCGAGATCTCCGTTCTGGTGGCTGGTATGGCCGCGCCGCTCGGCAGTCTCCTGAAGGGGCAAACCTGGTCGACACAGCTGACGGCGACCGCGCAGTGGATCCTCGCGGCGGTCATGGGGGCGGTCACGTTCCGGCTGGTCGGCTTTGATGACACGCCCCATTTCCTGGCCGCGACCGCGGCGTTGATGGTCGTGTACTACGCGCTGGGGCCGGTTCTCAGCGCTCGGCTGCAGGCCACGCTGACCGGAATCGATTTCCGGAGCGCCTTTGCGGTCCATCGGCGGCTCGCCATCACGCTCCTGATGGCCGGCGCGGTGCTCGCCCTTGCCTGGCGCACGACCTCGCTCGAGCCGGCGGCGCTGAAGGTTGCCGACGGCGCGCTCGTCACGGTCGCGGGGATCTTCGTGGGTTTCCTCTTCGGCGGCCGAGCGAGCCGAGTCCTGGCGCCGGGGGCGCCGATTCCGGTCCTGCCGCTCGTGGGCGCGGGCACTCTTCTGTTGCTGAGCGAGGTCACCCCAGGCCCCCTCTCGTGGCTGCTTCCGCTGGGCCTGGCCGTCGTCGCCGCCATCTGGGCGGTCTGGAGGCACATCTACCCGATCGCCTGCGGATCGCTTGGCGCCTATTGCAACGAGGTCGTCCGGGCGGCGAATGGAGGACGGATGCCGGTTGACGGGCACGATGTGCTCTCGGCGGTCACCAGCCGCGCCAAGACCTATGTCCTTGCGGGTTCCGACACGAACTTCGCCTGGCTGGACGATCGCTTCACACTGCCGCCGCCGTTCCCCGGCATCGCCAGTGCGGGGGACATCTTGATCGCGGTCGCTATGGCCTGGTTCGTGGCGATGCTGATGCTGCGCCGTCCGCAAGCGGTTGCCGCCGCGGCCGACGACGCCGAGGAATCCACGGAGCTCGACGACCGGCCAGCAGGCGCCGCGGCAGCCGCCGCCTGA
- a CDS encoding D-alanyl-D-alanine carboxypeptidase family protein — protein sequence MRIWLLLLALLMPVESHLPVTGSVPVELYELAPTAPPPPVIKARSAILLDIDSGKVLFQVDPHGHHAPASLTKVVTALVALDHLRPDETVGVPPSINQLPWDSTRMGLRAGERLTVRDLLYGLFLNSGNDAAITLAEAAMPRATFIALMNARAARLGMADTHFVNPIGLDDPDHYTSAADLARAATELMRNFPEVAAMAATPTVTLPATATHHAYALYNLNELVRKYPGATGLKTGWTSHAGGCLIATAARGGRHLMVVLLASPRIFDEAAALLDYGFASSS from the coding sequence ATGCGGATCTGGCTGTTGCTGCTCGCGCTCCTGATGCCGGTCGAATCGCACCTTCCGGTCACAGGGTCGGTCCCGGTCGAGCTCTACGAGCTGGCGCCAACAGCGCCGCCTCCGCCGGTGATCAAGGCGCGCTCGGCGATCCTGCTCGACATCGATAGCGGCAAGGTCCTGTTTCAGGTCGATCCGCACGGTCACCACGCCCCGGCCAGCCTGACGAAGGTCGTGACGGCACTCGTCGCTCTCGATCACCTTCGGCCCGACGAGACGGTCGGCGTCCCGCCGTCGATCAACCAGCTTCCCTGGGATTCGACCCGCATGGGACTGCGCGCCGGCGAGCGGCTGACCGTGCGCGACCTTCTCTACGGTTTGTTCCTGAATTCGGGAAACGACGCCGCCATCACCCTGGCCGAGGCCGCCATGCCACGAGCGACCTTCATCGCGCTGATGAACGCCCGGGCGGCCAGGCTCGGCATGGCCGACACGCACTTCGTCAACCCGATCGGTCTCGATGATCCCGACCACTACACGTCAGCCGCCGACCTCGCCAGGGCGGCCACCGAGTTGATGCGAAATTTCCCGGAGGTCGCGGCGATGGCGGCAACGCCCACGGTGACCCTGCCGGCGACCGCCACGCACCACGCCTACGCGCTCTATAACCTCAACGAGCTGGTTCGGAAATATCCGGGCGCCACCGGGCTCAAGACCGGGTGGACCAGTCATGCGGGTGGATGCCTCATTGCCACGGCGGCTCGTGGCGGCCGCCATCTGATGGTGGTCCTGCTGGCGTCCCCTCGCATCTTTGACGAGGCGGCCGCGCTGCTCGATTACGGCTTCGCCAGCTCGTCGTAG
- a CDS encoding class I SAM-dependent methyltransferase, which yields MSLISNVFFRVMYRRGFTPWDSGVSPPELVGVIQAAPSVAPGRALDLGCGTGTTSVYMASHGWDVTGVDFVPRPIRVARAKAVAAGLSVAFLVGDVTRLHELPIEPGFDLLFDQGCFHSLPDRARPAYVREVSGTARSGATFLLYAFGRQPDAHRRRFFPKGITPEEVRALFGDFEMLEATPGTDPFGSHWYTLRRR from the coding sequence GTGAGCCTGATCTCCAACGTCTTCTTCCGGGTGATGTACCGACGGGGGTTCACTCCGTGGGACAGCGGCGTCTCGCCGCCGGAGCTGGTTGGCGTGATCCAGGCTGCGCCGTCGGTGGCACCGGGCCGTGCTCTCGACCTCGGCTGTGGTACCGGGACGACGTCGGTCTACATGGCGAGCCACGGCTGGGATGTGACGGGCGTTGACTTCGTACCCCGGCCGATTCGCGTCGCCCGCGCCAAGGCGGTGGCGGCCGGGTTATCGGTCGCGTTTCTCGTGGGCGACGTCACGCGCTTGCATGAGCTCCCGATCGAGCCGGGGTTCGACTTGCTCTTCGACCAGGGATGCTTTCATTCGTTGCCGGATCGCGCCCGTCCTGCCTATGTTCGCGAGGTCAGCGGAACGGCTCGCTCCGGGGCGACCTTCCTGCTCTATGCGTTCGGGCGCCAGCCGGATGCGCACCGCCGCCGGTTCTTTCCGAAGGGCATCACACCCGAGGAGGTCCGGGCTCTGTTTGGGGACTTCGAGATGCTCGAGGCGACACCCGGCACCGATCCCTTTGGCTCGCACTGGTACACGTTGCGCCGCCGGTGA